A segment of the Longimicrobiales bacterium genome:
CAGGCTCGACACCGGTTCCCGTGAGGTCCGGCTCGTGGCCTCGCAGACTCCACGCTCCCGCCCCTACGGCATCGTCGTCGACGACAGCGGGCGCCCCTGGATCAACCTGTTCGGCTCCAACAAGCTCGCGACCGTCGATCCGCAGACGTTCGAGCTGCGCGAGATCGCGCTCCAGCGCGAGGACGCACGCACGCGGCGCATCGGCCTGACCTCCGACGGCGCGGTGTGGTACGTCGACTACGCGCAGGGCTTCCTCGGCCGCCTCGATCCCGCCAGCGGCGACGTGCAGGAGTGGGCCCTGCCCGGAGGGACCGGCAGCCGCCCCTACGCCATGGCCGTCGACGCACAGGACCGGATCTGGGCCGTGGAGACGGGCGCGGAGCCGAACCGGTTCGTCGGATTCGACCCGAGGACGGAGGAGTTCTTCGGCACCACCGCCGTGCCGAGCGGCGGCGGGACCATCCGGCACATGGTGTTCGACGCACCGTCCAACACCATCTGGTTCGGCACGGACACCAACACGATCGGGCGCATCGTTCTTCCCCGATGACCCGACGCTCCCTCGCGCTGCTCGCCCTCGCCACGGTGACCGCAGCCGCGGCAGTTCAGGCAGGCGACGTCCCTGCAGCGGGCAGCGCGCTGGAGCGAAGTGAGCCGCAGGATCCGCCACCCGCGCACACCGGCGGCTTCGGTGAGCCGACCTGCCAGGAGTGCCACTTCGATGCCGGCCTCAATGAGGGCCCCGGTACCCTGCAGGTGAGCGGGTTGCCGGACCGCGTGCTGCCGGACACGACGTACAGCGTCGTCGTACGGCTCGCGCAGCCGGGCATGCAGCGCGCCGGATTCATGCTCAGCACGCGCACGCCGGACGGCACGCAGGCGGGCGTTCTGCGCAGCGTCGACGAACGCACGACGACCACCGTCGCAGGCGACGTCGTCTACATCCATCACACGCTGCCCGGCACGTTCGTGGAGGGTGAGGTGCACGAGTGGGCGCTGGAGTGGAGAACGGAAGGCCTCAGCGGCGACGCCCCCGTAATCGTGCACGTCGTCGGCAACGCCGGCAACGACGACGCCTCCCCGTTCGGCGACCTGATCTACGCGGCGGAGCTGCAGATCGGCCAGGAGTGAGCACCGCACGGCCACGCGAGGTTCACCCTCGATGCAGCTCCTGATACCTTTCCCGTACCAGGTAATCCCGCGACCACCACGATCCGGGGATCGCGATGCGGTCCGGGACTGACGACGACGACGCCGGACACCAACGCGACCCGGCGGCGACAACGTGGATCGCAATGGCTGACCATCTCGAACTCGACCGTTTCCAGCGCCAGCTCGCCTTCATCGTGGAGGTCGACAAGCTCAAGACCGTGCTCCGCCGCAGCATGCTCACCGACCTGTCCCGTCGCGAGAACAGCGCCGAGCACTCCTGGCACCTCACACTGATGGCCGTGCTGCTCCACGAGCATGCCGACGCGCCCGTCGATCTCATGCGCGTCATGAAGATGCTCCTCGTTCACGACATCGTGGAAATCGACGCCGGCGACACCTTCGCCTACGACGAAGTCGGCCGCCTCGACAAGGAGGAACGCGAGCGCCGCGCCGCCGATCGTCTCTTCGCGCTCCTCCCCGACGACCATGCGCACGAGCTGCGCGCCTGCTGGGAAGAGTTCGAGGCGAACCAGACCCCCGACGCGCGCTTCGCCAACGCACTCGACCGCCTGCAGCCGCTCCTGCAGAACCTGCACACGCAGGGCGGAACCTGGCGCTCGCACGGCGTCACGCTCGAGCAGGTGATCGAACGCATGCAGCCGATCCAGAACGCATGCTCTTCGCTCTGGCCCTGGGTCGAGGACTCGCTCCGCAACGTGTGGGTCAACGGCAAGGTGCGGGATCCGTGGGACTAGGGAGTGGCTGGCCTCGTTTCACGCAGAGACGCGGAGGAGCAGAGGCGCAGGGAGTGGCCGGTTTCGTTTCACGCAGAGGCGCGTAGGAGCAGAGGCGCAGGTTTCTTGTTTCACACAGAGGTCACTGGGGACACAGCGGACACAGTGGATCGAGACACCCGCAGCTTCTTCCGCATCGAAACATTTCTTTTTGTAGTGGGGCTTACCGGCCCCGAACGTGACGTGGCACGATGATCGTGCTGCGGCCGCGAAGCCATTACAAAAAAGGGATGGCGGACTTGACAGAGTTCCGTCGGACGGGGACAAACCCACTGTGTCCGCTGTGTCCCCAGTGACCTCTGTGTGAAAAAAACTGCGCCTCTGCTCCTCCGCGCCTCTGCGTGAAAACGAGGAAGCCCGTGACGCAGAGGTCAACCAGTGTTAGATCCGGTCCAGCGCCTGCCTCAGGTCCGCGATCACGTCCTCCGGATGCTCGACCCCGACCGAAAGCCGGATCATCGATGGTGTGATCCCCATGCGCTTCTGATCCTCCGGCGGGATGTCGGAGTGGGTCATGGAAGCGGGATGTTCGGCGAGCGACT
Coding sequences within it:
- a CDS encoding HD domain-containing protein: MADHLELDRFQRQLAFIVEVDKLKTVLRRSMLTDLSRRENSAEHSWHLTLMAVLLHEHADAPVDLMRVMKMLLVHDIVEIDAGDTFAYDEVGRLDKEERERRAADRLFALLPDDHAHELRACWEEFEANQTPDARFANALDRLQPLLQNLHTQGGTWRSHGVTLEQVIERMQPIQNACSSLWPWVEDSLRNVWVNGKVRDPWD
- a CDS encoding choice-of-anchor V domain-containing protein; amino-acid sequence: MTRRSLALLALATVTAAAAVQAGDVPAAGSALERSEPQDPPPAHTGGFGEPTCQECHFDAGLNEGPGTLQVSGLPDRVLPDTTYSVVVRLAQPGMQRAGFMLSTRTPDGTQAGVLRSVDERTTTTVAGDVVYIHHTLPGTFVEGEVHEWALEWRTEGLSGDAPVIVHVVGNAGNDDASPFGDLIYAAELQIGQE